Sequence from the Deltaproteobacteria bacterium genome:
GAAGGTGCTCCAGCGCAACGCCGCCGCGATCGCGGCGCGGCTCGGCTTCCCGCTGCGGCTCGTCCGGATCGCCGACCTCGAGACCTCCCGCGACCGCGGCGTCGACCTCTCCGGCATCCGCTTCGACGCCGACGCCGAGGGCCTGATCGACGACCCGGCCGTGCAGCTCGTCGTCGAGCTCGTCGGCGGCACCGGCGCGGCGCGCCGCCTCGTCCTGCGCGCGCTCGCGCGCGGCAAGCCCGTGGTGACGGCCAACAAGGCGCTGCTCGCCGCGCACGGCAAGGAGATCTTCGACGCCGGCCGCGCGCACGCGGCCGACGTCGCCTTCGAGGCGAGCGTCGGCGGCGGGATCCCGATCCTGCGCTCGCTGCGCGAAGGGCTCGCGGCAAACCGCATCCTCTCGGTCCACGGCATCATCAACGGCACCACCAACTACGTGCTCAGCGAGATGGAGAAGGGCGGCGAGCCCTTCGAGGTGGTGCTGAAGCGCGCCCAGGAGCTCGGCTACGCGGAGGCCGACCCGGGCTTCGACGTGGACGGGATCGACGCCGCCCACAAGATCACGCTGCTGGCCGCGATGGCCTTCGGCGCGGACCTGACCTTCAAGGACGTGCCCACCGAGGGCATCCGCGCGATCACCCCGCTCGACGTCGAGAGCGCGGCCGAGCTCGGCTACCGGATCAAGCTCCTCGGCATCACGAAGCTGCGCGACGACGCGGCCGGCGAGCGGATCGAGGTGCGCGTGCACCCGACGATGATCCCGGCCGAGAGCCTGCTCGCGAAGGTGGACGGCGCCATGAACGCGATCGCCGTGCACGGCGACGCGGTGGGGCCGACGCTCTTCTACGGCGCCGGCGCCGGCGAGCTGCCGACCGCGAGCGCGGTGATCGGCGACCTCATGGAGCTCGCGCGCGAGGTGCGGCGCGGCTCGGCGGGGCGCGTCGCGCCGCTCTCCTTCCTGCCCGAGTCGCTGGTGGCGAAGCCGATCGTGCCGCTCGGCGAGCTCTTCGCCCGCTGCTACCTGCGCTTCACCGCGGTCGACCGCCCGGGGGTCCTCGCGCACGTGACCGGTGCGCTCGGCGCGCACGGGATCTCGATCGAGTCGGTGATCCAGAAGGGCCGCGGCTCGGACGGGCCGGAAGGCTCGGGCGGCGCACGCGGCGCCGTGCCCGTGGTGGTGATGACCCACCCCGCCCGCGAGGCGGCCGTGCGGCGTGCGCTCGACGCGATCGACGCGCTCGACGACGTCACGGCGCCGAGCCGGCTGATCCGCATCGAGGAGGAGCTGTGAGCGCCCGCGACCCGAAGCCGCGTCACCGCGCCTGGTTCGAGGCGCTCCACGACCCGGCCGAGCGCTACGCGCTCGACGAGGTGGTCTACACCGCGCGCGACGGGAGCCTCCTCCAGGTCGTCCACGACCTCGACGAGCTGCGCAAGACCTCCGCGGCGGACTGGAAGCGGCTCTTCGAGGAGCGCGCCCACCGCAACGAGTGGCCCTACGGCTCGGGCGTCTGGGGCAAGAAGGAGTGGGTGCTCCCCGACCTCGACAACGAACACGTCGTCTCGATGTACGAGGGCCACTCGAACCTCTTCTGGGCCGAGCGCCATGGCCGCGAGCTCGGGCTCGAGGATCTCTGGATCAAGCAGTGCGGGAACTCGCACACGGGGTCGTTCAAGGACCTCGGGATGACCGTGCTGGTCTCGATGGTGAAGGAGATGCGCGCGCGCGGGAAGGCGATCCCGGCGGTGGCCTGCGCCTCGACCGGCGACACCTCGGCGGCGCTCGCGGCCTACGCGGCGGCGGCCGGCATTCCGGCCGTCGTCTTCCTGCCGCGCGGCAAGATCTCCGTGGCGCAGCTGATCCAGCCGGTCGCGAACGGTGCCATCGTCTTCGCGCTCGACACCGACTTCGACGGCTGCATGGAGATCGTGAAGCAGGTGGCCGAGCGCGACGGCATCTACCTCGCCAACTCGATGAACAGCCTGCGCATCGAGGGCCAGAAGACGGTCGGCATCGAGATCGTGCAGCAGTTCGACTGGGAGGTGCCGGACTGGATCGTGATCCCGGGCGGCAACCTCGGCAACGTGTCGGCGCTGGCGAAGGGGCTCGACATGATGGTCGAGCTGGGCCTCGTGACGCGCCGGCCCCGCATCGTGTGCGCCCAGGCCGAGGCGGCGAACCCGCTCTACCTGTCCTTCCAGCGCGACTTCCGGGTCTTCGAGCCGATCGCCGCGCGGCCCACGCTCGCGAGCGCGATCCAGATCGGGAACCCCGTCTCGATCGAGAAGGCGATCGACGCGATCCGCCGCTTCGACGGGGTGGTCGAACAGGCGAGCGAGGCGGAGATCGCCGAGGCCTGCGCGCACGCCGACCGCACGGGCCTGTTCAACTGCCCCCACACCGGCGTGGCGCTCGCCGCCACGCGCAAGCTCGTCGAGCGCGGCACGATCCGCCGCGACGACCGCGTGGTGGTGATCTCCACCGCCCACGGGCTCAAGTTCGTGGATTTCAAGGTCCGCTACCACTCGCAGGTGCTCGAGGGCGTCGTGGCGGAGCTGCCGAACCCCCCGATCGAGCTGCCGGCGCGCTACGAGACGGTGCGCGACGAGATGCGGCGGCAGATCGAGCGGCGCTTCGGGGCCTGAGGCGGTGTTCACCGGCATCGTCGAGGCGGTCGGCCGGGTCGTCGCGATCGAGCCGGCCGGCGGGAAGACGCGCCTGCGCGTCGAGGCGCCCGGGGTGGCCGAGGGCGCGCCGATCGGGGCGAGCATCGCGGTCAACGGCGCGTGTCTCACCGTGGTGGAGGCGGGTGCGGAGCAGGTGGTGTTCGAGGCGGTTCCCGAGACCCTCGCGCGCAGCGCGCTCGGCGACCTGCGCGCGGGCGCGCGCGTGAACCTCGAGCGTGCCCTGCGCGCCGACGGCCGCCTCGACGGCCACCTCGTACAGGGCCACGTCGACGGCACCGGCCGGGTGCGCGCGCTCGAGCGCCGCGGCGGCGACGTGCGGCTCGCGGTCGACTGCGAGCCGGAGCTCGCGAGGCAGCTCGTCCCGAAGGGCTCGGTGGCCGTCGACGGCGTCTCGCTGACGCTCGCCGGCGTCTCCGAGAGCGGCTTCGAGGTGGCGCTGATCCCGCACACGCTGGCGGTGACGACCCTCGGCGAGCGCCAGCCCGGCGAGCGCGTGAACCTCGAG
This genomic interval carries:
- a CDS encoding homoserine dehydrogenase, whose amino-acid sequence is MSGEGGLGVGLIGFGTIGTGVAKVLQRNAAAIAARLGFPLRLVRIADLETSRDRGVDLSGIRFDADAEGLIDDPAVQLVVELVGGTGAARRLVLRALARGKPVVTANKALLAAHGKEIFDAGRAHAADVAFEASVGGGIPILRSLREGLAANRILSVHGIINGTTNYVLSEMEKGGEPFEVVLKRAQELGYAEADPGFDVDGIDAAHKITLLAAMAFGADLTFKDVPTEGIRAITPLDVESAAELGYRIKLLGITKLRDDAAGERIEVRVHPTMIPAESLLAKVDGAMNAIAVHGDAVGPTLFYGAGAGELPTASAVIGDLMELAREVRRGSAGRVAPLSFLPESLVAKPIVPLGELFARCYLRFTAVDRPGVLAHVTGALGAHGISIESVIQKGRGSDGPEGSGGARGAVPVVVMTHPAREAAVRRALDAIDALDDVTAPSRLIRIEEEL
- the thrC gene encoding threonine synthase, whose translation is MSARDPKPRHRAWFEALHDPAERYALDEVVYTARDGSLLQVVHDLDELRKTSAADWKRLFEERAHRNEWPYGSGVWGKKEWVLPDLDNEHVVSMYEGHSNLFWAERHGRELGLEDLWIKQCGNSHTGSFKDLGMTVLVSMVKEMRARGKAIPAVACASTGDTSAALAAYAAAAGIPAVVFLPRGKISVAQLIQPVANGAIVFALDTDFDGCMEIVKQVAERDGIYLANSMNSLRIEGQKTVGIEIVQQFDWEVPDWIVIPGGNLGNVSALAKGLDMMVELGLVTRRPRIVCAQAEAANPLYLSFQRDFRVFEPIAARPTLASAIQIGNPVSIEKAIDAIRRFDGVVEQASEAEIAEACAHADRTGLFNCPHTGVALAATRKLVERGTIRRDDRVVVISTAHGLKFVDFKVRYHSQVLEGVVAELPNPPIELPARYETVRDEMRRQIERRFGA
- a CDS encoding riboflavin synthase, translating into MFTGIVEAVGRVVAIEPAGGKTRLRVEAPGVAEGAPIGASIAVNGACLTVVEAGAEQVVFEAVPETLARSALGDLRAGARVNLERALRADGRLDGHLVQGHVDGTGRVRALERRGGDVRLAVDCEPELARQLVPKGSVAVDGVSLTLAGVSESGFEVALIPHTLAVTTLGERQPGERVNLEADVLGKYVLRYLERVLGEGGIRR